A region from the Borrelia hermsii DAH genome encodes:
- a CDS encoding DUF226 domain-containing protein, producing the protein MESVSERLKTKELEIKKIERKRIFAKVEDRNGRKIYHTKIMNDLYVFGVNKNQKHKFFISFRGLFHRGKINEFNLFSLKENDKFLGIFYGYRKPVQNIITRYEENGVIKSYTFSRVYYIEFRFKKGSVCCYIKGMSRLIKKEKLKTQYSQFLLELIINLERQVYEFYNKKLPDGGIITKWIEKNQK; encoded by the coding sequence GTGGAGAGTGTATCAGAACGCCTCAAAACCAAAGAATTAGAGATTAAGAAAATAGAAAGAAAGCGTATCTTTGCTAAAGTAGAAGATAGAAATGGTAGAAAAATATACCACACAAAGATAATGAATGATTTATATGTATTTGGGGTTAATAAAAATCAAAAACATAAATTTTTCATTTCATTTAGAGGATTATTTCACAGAGGAAAAATCAATGAGTTTAATTTATTTTCTTTGAAAGAAAATGATAAATTCTTAGGGATTTTCTATGGGTATAGAAAACCAGTACAAAATATCATAACAAGATATGAAGAGAATGGGGTTATAAAGTCATATACCTTTTCAAGGGTTTATTACATAGAATTTAGATTTAAAAAGGGCAGTGTTTGTTGTTACATCAAAGGAATGTCTCGTTTGATTAAAAAAGAAAAATTAAAAACACAGTATAGTCAATTTTTACTTGAGCTAATAATAAATTTAGAGAGACAAGTATATGAATTTTACAATAAAAAATTACCAGACGGAGGGATAATTACTAAATGGATAGAAAAAAACCAGAAATAA